One part of the Musa acuminata AAA Group cultivar baxijiao chromosome BXJ1-5, Cavendish_Baxijiao_AAA, whole genome shotgun sequence genome encodes these proteins:
- the LOC135674476 gene encoding uncharacterized protein LOC135674476, whose product MAVRGFRGVRDDLSELSRHLLDVACFLSPLLPLPHHDSPPPSPRPAAPTPRPSARALAGILSDLAEIGGGFRSGLSRLSGAFRGTSDRDRGCSDRAGDARTVGVSEEVLEFVGDLVKCPESWLEFPVTLDDEFQISSIQKEHISTVEHFIPDLQSLRVSLCPTYMSEESFWRIYFALLHPKLRKHDCELLLTYQIVDSLRRMAKEPCNRPTKSENQDSESLPSLLSEKLGGIQQEDNESWEDALITMMRSQQSIDRWSEVTSAVDTSIGTMKLGPDDISPRDTSQGNLFVMEKYMDSLLTEEQVCASHSFRRKHASAGEKNMATRKMPKLKMSSDEESSDWQAVEDSSDFEILEKSSIDKST is encoded by the exons ATGGCGGTCCGTGGTTTCCGTGGCGTGAGGGACGACCTATCCGAGCTCAGTCGCCACCTTCTCGATGTCGCCTGCTTCCTCTCCCCCCTCCTCCCCCTGCCGCACCACGACTCCCCCCCGCCGTCCCCCCGGCCCGCCGCGCCGACCCCTCGCCCCTCCGCGAGGGCCCTGGCTGGCATCCTCAGCGACCTCGCCGAGATCGGAGGCGGCTTCCGAAGCGGCCTCTCTCGCCTCTCCGGCGCGTTCCGGGGCACTTCTGATCGGGACAGGGGATGCTCCGACCGCGCTGGCGATGCGAGGACCGTCGGGGTGTCTGAGGAGGTGCTTGAATTCGTCGGCGATCTCGTCAAGTGCCCCGAGTCTTGGCTGGAGTTCCCGGTGACTCTGGATGACG AGTTTCAGATATCTAGTATTCAAAAAGAACATATTTCAACTGTGGAACACTTTATCCCTGATCTACAATCTCTTCGAGTCAGCCTTTGTCCCACCTACATGAGTGAGGAATCCTTTTGGAGGATATATTTTGCCTTGTTGCATCCCAAGCTGCGCAAACATGATTGTGAACTGTTATTAACTTATCAG ATTGTGGACTCATTGCGCAGAATGGCAAAGGAGCCATGCAACAGACCAACTAAATCTGAGAACCAAGATTCAGAGAGCTTACCTTCATTGCTGAGTGAGAAACTTGGCGGTATCCAGCAAGAAGATAATGAATCCTGGGAAGATGCATTAATCACCATGATGAGATCTCAGCAAAGCATTGATCGGTGGTCCGAGGTAACCAGCGCAGTAGACACTTCCATTGGCACAATGAAACTTGGACCTGATGATATTTCACCAAGGGACACCAGCCAGGGCAATCTTTTTGTGATGGAGAAGTACATGGATTCGCTCTTGACAGAAGAGCAGGTGTGTGCATCGCACTCCTTTAGGAGGAAGCATGCTTCTGCTGGAGAGAAAAACATGGCTACTCGAAAAATGCCAAAACTGAAGATGTCTTCAGATGAGGAATCGAGTGATTGGCAAGCGGTCGAGGATTCTTCTGACTTTGAAATTCTGGAGAAATCTTCTATTGATAAGAGCACCTAG
- the LOC135674477 gene encoding putative clathrin assembly protein At5g35200 encodes MSGGTQQSLRKYLGAIKDTTTVSLAKVNSDYKELDIAIVRATNHVERPAKEKHIRAIFFAISASRPRADVAYCIHALARRLAKTHNWAVALKTLIVIHRALREVDPTFREELINYGKSRNHMLNLSHFKDDSSAYAWDYSAWVRTYALFLEERLECFRVLKYDVETDPPRTKNLETTELLEHLPSLQHLLHRLLGCQPQGAACHNIIIHLALSMVAGESIKIYNSISDGITNMVDKFFEMQRHDAVRALDIYRRAGHQAERLSEFYEVCKSMDIGRGETFIKIEQPPASFLTTMEDYVRDAPRSSTVGKDQARDEKDVSPKEVLAIEYKKTPEEEEAPPPPPPPPEPVKVETLVSEVSEQTDLLGLNDANPDKSDLDSKNAMALAIVPVDNVSSFATSSNPENGTTGWELALVTAPSSNETAVASSKLAGGLDKLTLDSLYDDAERIANQNVTYNPWELAPMAAPMMQPMVHDPFYASNAIAAPHLVQMAAMAQQQQAFLFQQQMIMAGQQPHQAPVNPFANPYADVPYASGVPLQASNAYTGLI; translated from the exons ATGTCTGGAGGAACGCAGCAGAGCTTGAGGAAATACTTGGGAGCTATCAAAGACACGACTACAGTCAGCTTGGCCAAAGTGAACAGCGATTACAAG GAGCTAGACATCGCCATCGTGAGGGCCACAAACCATGTTGAGCGTCCTGCCAAGGAGAAGCACATTCGAG CCATCTTTTTTGCTATTTCAGCATCCAGACCTCGGGCAGATGTTGCTTACTGCATTCATGCTCTTGCTAGGCGTCTTGCAAAGACACACAATTGGGCG GTTGCATTGAAAACCCTGATTGTTATACATCGTGCTCTAAGGGAAGTGGACCCCACATTCCGTGAAGAACTCATTAATTATGGGAAAAGTAGAAATCATATGCTGAACTTGTCTCATTTCAAAGATGATTCCAGTGCATATG CCTGGGATTATTCTGCATGGGTACGTACTTATGCTCTATTTTTAGAGGAGAGGCTTGAGTGTTTCCGTGTTCTCAAGTATGACGTTGAGACGGATCCTCCG AGAACTAAGAATCTTGAGACTACTGAGCTGCTTGAACATTTGCCATCACTGCAGCATCTACTACATCGCCTACTTGGCTGCCAG CCACAAGGAGCAGCATgccataatattataattcatcttgCACTTTCTATG GTTGCTGGGGAGAGTATTAAGATTTATAATTCTATTAGTGATGGTATAACAAATATGGTTGACAAG TTTTTTGAGATGCAACGACATGATGCAGTTAGAGCACTAGATATATACAGAAGAGCAGGTCATCAG GCCGAAAGACTGTCAGAATTTTATGAAGTGTGCAAAAGCATGGACATTGGTCGTGGAGAAACATTTATAAAAATTGAACAG CCCCCTGCATCTTTTCTAACCACAATGGAGGACTATGTGAGAGATGCTCCACGATCTTCGACTGTTGGCAAAGATCAG GCAAGAGATGAGAAAGATGTTTCTCCAAAGGAAGTATTAGCAATAGAGTACAAGAAGACTCCTGAAGAGGAAGAAGCACCTCCAccgccacctccaccaccagaaCCAGTTAAAGTGGAAACCCTTGTGTCTGAAGTATCAGAACAGACAGACTTGCTG GGATTAAATGATGCCAACCCAGATAAATCAGACCTAGATAGCAAGAATGCTATGGCACTTGCCATTGTTCCAGTTG ATAATGTTTCAAGCTTTGCTACCTCTAGTAACCCAGAAAATGGAACTACAGGCTGGGAGTTGGCACTTGTGACAGCTCCCAGTTCAAACGAAACTGCTGTGGCTTCAAGTAAATTG GCTGGAGGACTGGACAAGCTTACATTAGACAGCTTATACGATGATGCAGAGAGAATAGCAAATCAAAATGTGACCTACAACCCATGGGAGTTGGCTCCCATGGCAGCTCCAATGATGCAACCAATGGTTCATGACCCATTCTATGCTTCAAATGCAATTGCTGCACCTCATTTGGTGCAGATGGCAGCAATGGCCCAGCAACAGCAAGCTTTCCTGTTCCAGCAGCAGATGATAATGGCTGGTCAGCAACCTCACCAGGCCCCTGTGAACCCTTTTGCTAATCCATATGCAGATGTTCCATATGCTTCAGGAGTGCCTCTTCAAGCATCCAATGCATACACTGGTCTTATCTAG